The following are encoded in a window of Nocardioides houyundeii genomic DNA:
- the gcvP gene encoding aminomethyl-transferring glycine dehydrogenase, which translates to MSDLPSLSDLDAALPFSDRHIGLRDSDVAMMLEHLGFASLEELMAAAVPGGIRSAGGLALPAAVTEAAAAKELRQLAGANKPAEAMIGLGYHATLTPPVVRRNVLEDPSWYTAYTPYQPEISQGRLEALLNFQTVIGDLTGLPTANASLLDEGTAAAEAMTLVRRANRKAAGPFVVDSDALPQTIEVVRTRAEAMGIEVVVADLARGLPEGRLSGVLVQYPGASGRILDPRAVIAAAHARDALAVVAADLLALTLLEAPGAMGADVVVGSSQRFGVPLFYGGPHAGFMSVASGLERHLPGRLVGVSVDAEGRPAYRLALQTREQHIRRDKATSNICTAQVLLAVVAGMYAVHHGPDGLRAIAQRTHRYAVLIAAALTRAGLALEHAEFFDTLGVVVPGRAADVVARARELGLHLRLVDEDRVGLSTSEVTTGRTVEAVLTAFGVDPDVAGLDEISASALPGGLHRETPYLTHEVFSTHRSETQMLRYLRRLSARDYALDRGMIPLGSCTMKLNATAEMEPISMPGFADLHPFAPAEDATGYRRLVADLEGWLAEVTGYDRVSIQPNAGSQGELAGLLAIRGYHRARQVEGAPLREVCLIPSSAHGTNAASAVMAGMRVVVVRASEDGSVDLDDLRTKCAEHADTLAAIMVTYPSTHGAYEDTITELCRIVHDHGGQVYVDGANLNALLGYAKPGEFGGDVSHLNLHKTFCIPHGGGGPGVGPVAVRAHLAPYLPSHANHPEPEKRRGIGPISAAPYGSAGILPISWAYVRMMGAEGLTRATASAVLSANYMASRLDEHFPVLYRGHSGLVAHECILDVRGITKASGVSVDDVAKRLVDYGFHAPTMSFPVAGTLMVEPTESEDLAEIERFIEAMIAIKAEIDRVAAGEWTPETSPLRMAPHTSRALVGEWDRSYSRELGVFPTGVDPDKYWPPVARIDQAYGDRNLVCSCPSPEAFAE; encoded by the coding sequence ATGTCCGACCTGCCCAGCCTGTCCGACCTCGACGCGGCGCTTCCGTTCTCCGATCGGCACATCGGGCTCCGCGACTCCGACGTGGCCATGATGCTGGAGCACCTGGGCTTCGCCTCGCTCGAGGAGCTGATGGCTGCTGCGGTGCCCGGTGGCATCCGGTCCGCTGGTGGACTGGCCCTGCCGGCCGCGGTCACCGAGGCGGCCGCCGCCAAGGAGCTGCGCCAGCTGGCCGGGGCCAACAAGCCGGCCGAGGCGATGATCGGGCTCGGCTACCACGCCACCCTCACGCCCCCGGTCGTGCGGCGCAACGTCCTGGAGGACCCGTCCTGGTACACCGCCTACACGCCGTACCAGCCGGAGATCTCCCAGGGCCGGCTCGAGGCCCTGCTGAACTTCCAGACCGTCATCGGCGACCTCACCGGACTGCCCACGGCCAACGCCTCGCTGCTGGACGAGGGGACCGCGGCGGCTGAGGCGATGACCCTGGTGCGCCGCGCCAACCGCAAGGCCGCAGGTCCGTTCGTGGTCGACTCCGACGCGCTGCCGCAGACCATCGAGGTGGTCCGCACCCGCGCCGAGGCCATGGGCATCGAGGTGGTGGTCGCCGACCTGGCGCGGGGGCTCCCCGAGGGCCGGCTGAGCGGCGTCCTGGTGCAGTACCCCGGTGCCTCCGGCCGGATCCTCGACCCCCGGGCCGTTATCGCGGCGGCGCACGCCCGGGACGCGCTCGCCGTGGTCGCCGCCGACCTGCTCGCGCTGACCCTGCTGGAGGCACCGGGCGCGATGGGTGCCGACGTGGTCGTCGGTTCCTCGCAGCGGTTCGGCGTCCCGCTCTTCTACGGCGGGCCCCACGCTGGCTTCATGTCGGTCGCCAGCGGCCTGGAGCGGCACCTCCCCGGGCGCCTGGTGGGGGTCTCGGTGGACGCCGAGGGCCGCCCCGCGTACCGGCTCGCGCTGCAGACCCGGGAGCAGCACATCCGACGGGACAAGGCGACCTCCAACATCTGCACCGCGCAGGTCCTGCTGGCGGTCGTGGCCGGCATGTACGCCGTGCACCACGGGCCCGACGGACTCCGCGCCATCGCCCAGCGCACCCACCGGTACGCCGTGCTCATCGCCGCCGCGCTGACCCGCGCCGGACTGGCCCTGGAGCACGCGGAGTTCTTCGACACCCTCGGCGTGGTGGTGCCCGGCCGCGCCGCCGACGTGGTGGCCCGCGCCCGGGAGCTGGGGCTCCACCTCCGTCTGGTCGACGAGGACCGGGTCGGGCTGTCGACCTCCGAGGTCACCACGGGTCGCACCGTGGAGGCGGTGCTCACCGCCTTCGGGGTGGACCCGGACGTCGCGGGGCTCGACGAGATCAGCGCCTCGGCGCTGCCGGGCGGCCTCCACCGGGAGACGCCGTACCTGACCCACGAGGTGTTCTCGACCCACCGCAGCGAGACCCAGATGTTGCGCTACCTGCGACGGCTCTCGGCTCGGGACTACGCGCTGGACCGCGGGATGATCCCGCTCGGCTCGTGCACCATGAAGCTGAACGCGACCGCGGAGATGGAGCCCATCAGCATGCCGGGCTTCGCCGACCTGCACCCGTTCGCACCGGCCGAGGACGCCACCGGCTACCGCCGGCTGGTGGCCGACCTCGAGGGCTGGCTCGCGGAGGTCACCGGCTACGACCGGGTCTCGATCCAGCCCAACGCCGGATCCCAGGGCGAGCTCGCCGGCCTGCTGGCGATCCGCGGCTACCACCGGGCACGACAGGTCGAGGGGGCGCCGCTGCGTGAGGTGTGCCTGATCCCCTCCTCCGCGCACGGCACCAACGCAGCCTCCGCGGTCATGGCGGGGATGCGTGTGGTCGTGGTCCGCGCCAGCGAGGACGGCTCGGTGGACCTGGACGACCTCAGGACCAAGTGCGCGGAGCACGCGGACACGCTGGCCGCGATCATGGTGACCTACCCCTCGACCCACGGCGCGTACGAGGACACGATCACCGAGCTGTGCCGGATCGTGCACGACCACGGTGGCCAGGTCTACGTCGACGGCGCGAACCTCAACGCCCTGCTCGGCTACGCCAAGCCGGGTGAGTTCGGGGGCGACGTCTCCCACCTCAACCTGCACAAGACCTTCTGCATCCCGCACGGCGGCGGCGGCCCGGGAGTCGGCCCGGTCGCGGTGCGGGCCCACCTGGCGCCGTACCTGCCCTCGCACGCCAACCACCCGGAGCCGGAGAAGCGCCGGGGCATCGGCCCGATCAGCGCGGCGCCGTACGGCTCGGCCGGGATCCTGCCCATCTCCTGGGCCTACGTACGGATGATGGGTGCCGAAGGGCTGACCCGCGCCACCGCCTCCGCGGTGCTGTCGGCCAACTACATGGCCTCCCGGCTCGACGAGCACTTCCCGGTGCTCTACCGAGGGCACTCGGGCCTGGTGGCGCACGAGTGCATCCTCGACGTCCGCGGCATCACCAAGGCGAGCGGGGTGAGCGTGGACGACGTCGCCAAGCGGCTCGTCGACTACGGCTTCCACGCTCCCACGATGTCGTTCCCCGTCGCGGGCACCCTGATGGTGGAGCCGACCGAGTCCGAGGACCTGGCCGAGATCGAGCGGTTCATCGAAGCGATGATCGCCATCAAGGCCGAGATCGACCGGGTCGCCGCGGGGGAGTGGACCCCGGAGACCTCGCCGCTGCGGATGGCGCCGCACACATCGCGGGCACTGGTCGGCGAGTGGGACCGCAGCTACTCCCGGGAGCTGGGGGTCTTCCCCACCGGGGTGGACCCCGACAAGTACTGGCCGCCGGTCGCGCGCATCGACCAGGCCTACGGCGACCGGAACCTGGTGTGCTCCTGCCCCTCCCCGGAGGCCTTCGCCGAATGA
- a CDS encoding DUF7586 domain-containing protein: MPDDVELFGLGDGRIVGLQGYHRGETLHVVRRPDGEVDHLEVATFVLTRTPYDPAAPIPGGPPRQRA; this comes from the coding sequence GTGCCCGACGACGTCGAGCTGTTCGGGCTGGGCGACGGAAGGATCGTCGGACTCCAGGGCTACCACCGCGGCGAGACCCTGCACGTCGTACGACGTCCGGACGGGGAGGTCGACCACCTCGAGGTGGCCACGTTCGTGCTGACCCGCACCCCGTACGACCCGGCGGCGCCCATCCCGGGCGGCCCGCCCCGTCAGCGTGCCTGA
- a CDS encoding metallopeptidase TldD-related protein — MSTSPQELVEHALATTTSDDCVVIVGNNTSANLRWANNSLTTNGVAHGLSVTVISFVAGRDGTRTGSVSGAATTRDQVTALVAAADAAARDSSPAEDAVDLVAGAADPDWADPPAETDIGVYADVAPMLGEAFGTAQGGGRLLYGFVNHEVTTTYLGSSTGLRRRHVQPTGHYGCTAKTADLTQSAWVGGATRDFAEVNPLAMEAELATRLAWGAREVALPAGRYDTILPPTAVADLMVDTYWSAGARVAHDGQSVFSRRGGGTRIGDQVARAGVTLSSDPTHPGLECEPFVVAPASSNTSSVFDNGLPLARTEWIADGRLSALLQTRHSAVLTGQPATPAVDNLVLAVEGSSGGVAELVADVERGLLLTCLWYIREVDPQTLLLTGITRDGVYLVENGEITGSVNNFRFNESPVDLLGRFTAAGATEPAFSREWGEDYFSRTAMPALRVPDFNMSSVSQAR; from the coding sequence ATGAGCACCTCACCCCAGGAACTGGTCGAGCACGCGCTCGCCACGACGACCTCCGACGACTGCGTGGTGATCGTGGGCAACAACACCAGCGCCAACCTCCGCTGGGCCAACAACTCCCTGACCACCAACGGTGTCGCCCACGGCCTGTCGGTGACCGTCATCTCCTTCGTCGCGGGCCGGGACGGGACGCGCACCGGCTCGGTCTCGGGCGCTGCCACCACCCGGGACCAGGTCACCGCCCTGGTGGCCGCCGCCGACGCCGCAGCCCGGGACTCCTCCCCGGCCGAGGACGCGGTCGACCTGGTGGCCGGCGCCGCGGACCCGGACTGGGCAGACCCGCCGGCGGAGACCGACATCGGGGTCTACGCCGACGTCGCTCCGATGCTGGGCGAGGCGTTCGGGACGGCCCAGGGCGGCGGCCGACTGCTCTACGGCTTCGTCAACCACGAGGTCACCACCACCTACCTGGGCTCGAGCACCGGGCTGCGCCGCCGCCACGTGCAGCCCACCGGACACTACGGCTGCACCGCCAAGACCGCAGACCTCACCCAGAGCGCGTGGGTCGGCGGAGCCACCCGGGACTTCGCCGAGGTGAACCCCCTGGCGATGGAGGCCGAGCTCGCGACCCGGCTGGCGTGGGGTGCCCGCGAGGTGGCCCTGCCGGCTGGCCGCTACGACACGATCCTGCCCCCCACCGCGGTGGCGGACCTGATGGTCGACACCTACTGGAGTGCCGGCGCCCGGGTGGCCCACGACGGGCAGTCGGTCTTCAGCAGGCGCGGGGGTGGCACCCGGATCGGCGACCAGGTCGCCCGCGCCGGCGTCACCCTCTCCTCGGACCCCACGCACCCCGGACTGGAGTGCGAGCCGTTCGTGGTCGCCCCGGCCTCCAGCAACACCTCCTCGGTCTTCGACAACGGCCTGCCGCTCGCACGCACCGAGTGGATCGCCGACGGTCGGCTGTCGGCGCTCCTGCAGACGCGGCACTCCGCGGTCCTGACCGGCCAGCCCGCCACTCCGGCCGTCGACAACCTGGTGCTGGCGGTGGAGGGCTCCTCCGGCGGGGTGGCCGAGCTCGTGGCGGACGTGGAACGCGGGTTGCTGCTCACCTGCCTGTGGTACATCCGCGAGGTGGATCCGCAGACCCTGCTGCTGACCGGGATCACCCGGGACGGCGTCTACCTGGTCGAGAACGGGGAGATCACCGGGTCGGTGAACAACTTCCGGTTCAACGAGAGCCCGGTGGATCTGCTGGGGCGGTTCACCGCCGCCGGCGCCACCGAGCCGGCGTTCAGCCGGGAGTGGGGCGAGGACTACTTCAGCCGGACCGCGATGCCCGCGCTGCGGGTCCCGGACTTCAACATGTCGAGCGTCTCTCAGGCACGCTGA
- a CDS encoding TldD/PmbA family protein — MSKPGLDPSFLALGYRQLGEVALARAAERGVQHADFRFERNRYQHLAVRDGHLQGAQDSEDLGFAVRVIHRGAWGFASGVVLTPQEVRRVTDQALAVAEIAATMTPTPVELAPEPVHEDVTWVSAYEVNPWEVATSDKVAVLSDWTARLVRHPVVEHAAASLQQVQENKYYADLSGTRTTQQRVRMMPSFEAMGSDSATGTFDSMTSIAPPVGRGWEYLTGRFWDWDAELAEVPELLAEKLKAPSVEPGSYDLVIHPSNLWLTIHESVGHATELDRALGYEANYAGTSFATYDQLGTLVYGSPAMHVTGDRTVEHGLATTGYDDEGVQTQSWDIIRDGVLVGYQLDRAMAHQKPELNPDPSVPGAGRSNGCAYADSPGHIPIQRMANVSLQPDAEGPSTDELISRVERGLYVVGDKSWSIDMQRFNFQFTGQRFFRIENGEISGQVRDAAYQATTTDFWGSMEAVGGPQTWELGGAFNCGKAQPGQVAAVSHGCPSALFRSVRILNTTDEAGTA, encoded by the coding sequence ATGAGCAAGCCCGGTCTCGATCCTTCCTTCCTCGCCTTGGGCTACCGCCAGCTGGGCGAGGTGGCCCTGGCGCGAGCCGCCGAACGAGGCGTGCAGCACGCCGACTTCCGGTTCGAGCGCAACCGCTACCAGCACCTCGCGGTGCGGGACGGCCATCTCCAGGGCGCCCAGGACTCGGAGGATCTCGGTTTCGCGGTGCGCGTCATCCACCGCGGCGCCTGGGGTTTCGCCAGCGGCGTGGTGCTGACGCCGCAGGAGGTACGCCGGGTCACCGACCAGGCGCTGGCCGTGGCGGAGATCGCGGCGACCATGACCCCGACGCCGGTGGAGCTGGCCCCCGAGCCCGTGCACGAGGACGTCACCTGGGTCTCGGCGTACGAGGTCAACCCCTGGGAGGTCGCGACCTCCGACAAGGTCGCGGTGCTCTCCGACTGGACCGCGCGCCTGGTCCGGCACCCGGTCGTCGAGCACGCCGCGGCCAGCCTGCAGCAGGTGCAGGAGAACAAGTACTACGCGGACCTGAGCGGCACCAGGACGACCCAGCAGCGGGTGCGGATGATGCCCTCGTTCGAGGCGATGGGGTCGGACTCCGCGACGGGCACCTTCGACTCCATGACGAGCATCGCGCCTCCCGTGGGCCGGGGCTGGGAGTACCTCACCGGTCGGTTCTGGGACTGGGACGCGGAGCTGGCCGAGGTGCCGGAGCTGCTGGCGGAGAAGCTCAAGGCCCCGTCCGTGGAGCCGGGGAGCTACGACCTGGTGATCCATCCCTCGAACCTGTGGCTCACCATCCACGAGTCGGTCGGACACGCCACCGAGCTGGACCGCGCCCTGGGCTACGAGGCCAACTACGCCGGGACCTCGTTCGCCACCTACGACCAGCTGGGCACCCTGGTCTACGGGTCCCCGGCGATGCATGTCACGGGCGACCGGACCGTCGAGCACGGCCTGGCCACGACCGGGTACGACGACGAAGGGGTCCAGACGCAGAGCTGGGACATCATCCGGGACGGGGTCCTGGTGGGCTACCAGCTGGACCGGGCGATGGCACACCAGAAGCCGGAGCTGAACCCCGATCCCTCGGTCCCCGGCGCAGGCAGGTCCAACGGGTGCGCCTACGCCGACTCCCCCGGCCACATCCCGATCCAGCGGATGGCCAACGTCTCGCTGCAGCCCGATGCTGAGGGCCCGAGCACCGACGAGCTCATCTCCCGGGTGGAACGTGGGCTGTACGTGGTGGGCGACAAGTCCTGGTCCATCGACATGCAGCGGTTCAACTTCCAGTTCACCGGCCAACGCTTCTTCCGCATCGAGAACGGCGAGATCAGCGGCCAGGTCCGGGACGCCGCCTACCAGGCCACCACGACGGACTTCTGGGGCTCGATGGAGGCGGTGGGCGGTCCCCAGACCTGGGAGCTGGGCGGCGCCTTCAACTGCGGCAAGGCGCAACCGGGCCAGGTCGCGGCGGTCAGCCACGGCTGCCCCTCCGCGCTGTTCCGTTCCGTCCGCATCCTGAACACCACCGACGAGGCAGGCACGGCATGA